The Paenibacillus dendritiformis region TGGCGGCTATGTGGCCAGCTCGCATTCATTGAAGGACTACTTGACCAATGTGGCGCGTTCGTTCCTGTTCAGCACGTCGCTGCCGCCGTCGGTAGCGGCGACCTGCCTCGCTGCGATCCAGGTGCTCAAGACGGAGCCGGAATTGACCGAGCGGCTGTGGCGCAACGCGAATTCGTTCCGCAGCATGCTGCTGGCGGAAGGCTTCAACACCGGCGTGAGCGAGACGCCGATCATTCCGATTATCGTGGGCGATCCGGCCCGCACGAATCAATTCTCCCGCCGCCTGATGGAGGAGGGGATCTGCGCGCAGGGCATCGTCTATCCGACGGTCGCCATGGACAAAGGCCGCGTCCGCCTCATTGTAACGGCGCAGCATACCGATCAGGACCTCGCATTTGCCCGGGAAGTGCTGACGAAGGTCGGCAAAGAGTTCGGACTGATTTAATTTTCTTTTTTCTTTGCAAGTTGAGATGCTCCATGTTGGCCACTCGCTTTCTCTTTTGAAAGCAGAGTGGCTTTTTTGCGTTCATATGAGAAATAGGTTTGATTTGCTTCTTGACACCATCTGGAACTTTCTTATAATCATTAATATCACTTATTATTACTTACTATTACTTAACTTCACTTAAATGATGGGAGAGAAAAGCATGTTTCAAGAGGAACGGCTTGCCGCTATTATGGAACATCTGCGGCTCAATAAGCGCATCGAAGTCGAAGAAATATGCGATTTGCTGAATGTGTCGCGCGATACAGCAAGGCGAGACATCATCAAGCTGGAAGAGCGGGGCTGCATTATCCGCACGCGCGGCGGCGCCATTCTGCCCACGTTATCGAAGGAGATGCCGACTTACGAACAGCGTCTGCAGAAGGAGACAGCGTCCAAGCAAGGGATCGGACGCTTGGCCGCCTCGCTGCTGCGCGATGAAGATTACTTGTATGTCGATTCTTCCACGACCGTGCGTTATTTGGGGGAATTTATGACCACGAAGCGGAACGTCGTCGTCACCAACTCCATTGACATGGCCGGCATGCTGGCGGCGAAGGATGAAGCTCGGATTCATCTGCTCGGCGGTCTGTTATACAACGGACAGCGTATGATATACGGCCCGCGCGCCATTGAGATGATGGGAGATTATCACCTGGATAAGGCCTTTATTGGCACTTGCGGCTTATCGCCGGAAGGCTTGACGACGGATTTCGAGGAAGAAAGCTATCTCATCCGTCAAGTTCTGCGCAGGGCCGATCAAGTGATTGTGCTGGCCGATCATTCCAAGTTCGACAAGCAGATGTTCCACCGTGTAGCGGGTCTGGAGGACATCGACATCATCATTACAGATCGGGAGCTGGGTGAAGCGTGGTCAAGGCAGCTGGCCGAGGCAGGCGTGGAACTGCTCGTGGCGGACGGGGGAGTACAGCGTGATTCATAGGCTCATCTGGATGGGATGTCTCTCGTATGTCGTGACCGGCGTGACGCTGGTCATTATGGGCGCCGTGCTCCCCGAACTGCTAGCTAACTACGGCCTGAACTATACTGATGGCGGACTGCTCATTTTCGTGCAATTTCTTGGCATGCTTACCGGCGTGCTCAGCATGCCGGCGATTTCACGCCGGTTAAGCCGCAAGCGGGGCGTCATTCTCGGACTGTTATTCATCAGCTCCGAGCTGCTTCTGTTTTTCCTTCCGCCCTGGCCTGTTGTCATCGCATTGGCGGGGTTGGCCGGCGCCGGCGCAGGGCTGCTGGAATCTTGCATCGGCACGATTATACTTGTCGCCGTGAAGGAGAAGCAGGCGATCGCCATGAGCAAGCTGGAAGTCACCTTCGGCATTGGGGCTCTGGCGATTCCGTTCGTAGCCAGCTTCCTGATCGCGCGCGGCATATGGACGTATTCGTTCTTGCTGCTGGGGATAAGCGCGCTGATCACGGCCCTGGCCTGGCACAAATTATCATTCGGCAGCACCGATGCGATGCTGACCCGCACAGTGAAGCGGGACGGCCGGGCAGCGCCATCAGCTTCTTATTCCGGCAAGGCGCTGCCGTTCCTCGTGCTGTGCGCGTTTTTTTTCATGCTGTATGGGGGCAGCGAAGTATCGGTAGTTCACTTTTTCCCGTCGATGTTCATTGAAAAATGGGGCATCACCAGTTCCCAGGCGACCTTGACCGTAACCACCTACTGGACGGCGATGGTGATCGGACGGGCGCTCTGTGGCGTGCTCGCGGAGAAGCTGACCTACTATCGCTTCATGTGGCTGACCACTTCAGGAAGCGTAATCGTGCTGCTGCTGTTGCCCTTCAGTCCGCAGGCATGGGCGGGCTTCGTGATCAGCTTCCTGCTCGGACTCGGGATGGCCGGCATGTTCGCGATTATGCTCATCTATGCGAATCAGGCGCTGCCCGGCATGACGGAGCGCACGACAAGCATTTTGCTGGCTGCCAACGGACTCGGCGGCTCGCTGATGCCGATTGCTGTGGGCAGGATGATGGACATCTTCCCGGTTCAGGCGGTCATGTGGCTGTTCTTCGGGGTCATGCTGACGATGCTGCTGCTCGTATTCGCGTCCCGACGCCGGAAGGGCCTGATGATAGCGGAAACCCGGCATACGGTTGCCGTTTGTGAGGAGTAAGGCTTGCTGCGGTTTTCTTGCCGGAGGGAGGGGGATAACATCGTCACGGTTAAATGAGCTGCGAGGAGAGAATGGATCTATTGCAAGCGTCAAACAGGTTATTAAAAAGCGAGTCTCGGCATGTCCGGCGGCTCGTTTTTTTGATTTTTCTGAATTTAATCTCATGGGGCTGACCCAATATTGGGGGACGAAACGGAGACCACCTCGCATAACTCATATTCACCTCTCTACGACAAACAAAAATTGAGCATTGTGTAACAACCAAAAAGGGTTAAGGCCCGGATGAGTAACAAACATGATAGTGACACTCTACGGAGCGTTTATTGAGTAAGATAGGCATAACCGATATTCTTGAATTACGGGAGGTGGACAATATGGATTGCAATAAAGTGGGAAAGCTCATTCTGAGTCTTCGTAAAGAGAAAAGCATGACGCAGAAGGATTTAGCCCATCTTATGAATATAAGCGACAAGTCGATTTCAAAATGGGAACGTGGTTTAGGGTGTCCGGATGTGTCCTTGCTTGGTGAGCTATCCAAAATATTAGGGGTAAATATTGAGAAGATTTTATCGGGGGAGTTAAATCCGAATGAAAAAGATAGAGGGAACATGAGGCACATTAAATTTTACGCATGTCAATGCTGTGACAATGTCATGACCAGTACGGGGGCAATAAACGTTTCATGTTGCGGTAGGGTATTGGAACCATTGCTTTCAAAGCCAGAGGACGATGAGCACGAAATAATCGTTCATGAGATTGAAGATGATTACTTCGTTACAATTCAACATGAGATGGACAGAGAGCATTATATAGCCTTTGTTGCTTATATCTCTTATGACAGGTTACTGTTCATAAAATTGTACCCGGAACAAAACGCAGAATTGCGTTTCCCCAAAATGCACGGCGGAACGTTATATGCATATTGCAACCGACACGGATTGTGGAAAACTGACAAAATGAAGCATGGAACAAGGAGGGTTATCTGAGGTGGGAAAGGCACTACTTATTATTGATATGCAGGTTATGCCTTTTGTATGGAAGAATTACGGTGGAAAACCTCTCTATCAAGAAGAAAAACTGCTTGAAAATACAAAGTGCTTGATTAATAAAGCTCGAAAGAGAAATTCACCCGTTTTCTATATCATGTATACGGAGCCGGAGGGTTCCCCAAGATCTGAGAATCAACCGCTATGGCAAGTACATGAACAGATCGCTCCTGCTGCACATGATCATGTTATTATTAAACATTATGCGGACTCATTTCTTGAATCCGAGCTCAATACCCAATTGCAAGATTACGGTATTGACACATTAGTAATGTGCGGAATTCAAACCGATTATTGCGTCGATACGACTGTGAAAAGTGGTTATTCGCGCGGCTACAAAGTAGAATTGGTAAAAGACTGTCACAGCACCTATGATTCCGATGGATTAACAGCAGTACAAATCATAAACCATCATAATAGCATTCTTGCTCAATTTGCTGCAATTGTTCACTCAAGTGAAGTCCAGTTTTAGAATCCAGACTGATTAAAAAAGATGAGAGGGATAACTCCTGGTCCTTACGTTGAACGACAATTTGTCAGATATTTGTTATTACTCTATCGTGAATGTTACTTGAATGCGTCCTAACAATAAACCGGATTCCTTTGTAAAATGATGAGTCCGGTTTTAGTCGATCACTACCCGATTGTTCCGTAGCCTCCGTGGATACTTGCCTGTTTTTTCACGTTGTTTTTGAAAATACCTAGCTCTTTACAAAGCCGAAGACATTGGGCTAGGAGTTTGTATCCATACACATTTTGATCTATTCGTCACTTACTTTCTCGCCCCGTTTTTGCACATCTAGTTAGCGTGTTTAAGTCATAACACAACACACAATAATTTGCCCCAAATTACGAAAGAAATTTTTACGTTTTTTTGAACAATACAGGTTGACGTTGGCGAATAACCCGATATATAATGTCCACAAGCCTAAAAGAAAACCCTTACATGGACGGGTGCCGGACGTTGGTAACCTGTTCGTACGCAATTATTTGCGCAAATTTGCGCACGTAGATTATTGCGCAAACGTGATGAGAACGCTGCCTCGAGTTATTGCCTGTCATTGATCAGCTTCACTGCGCTTATGCGCGTAATCGTATGTTCCAGAGGTTGAATACTCCAAGGTGAAAAGGGGACAGAATCATGCAGCAAGTACGCATAGGGATGATTGGAGCCCGCGGGCGGGGCGGGATTGCGAAGTATTGGCACAAGCCGGACGGCCGTTCCGTCGTCGTCGGCGCGGCGGATATTTATCCGGAGAAGCTGGAGGAATTCCAGCAGGAGATTAACCCGGATGCCTTCGTGACGACCGATTACCGCGAGCTCATCGCGCGGGAGGATATTGACGCCATCGCGGTCACTTCGCCCGATTTTTGCCATGAAGAGCATGCCGTGGCTGCGCTGAAGGCCGGCAAGCATGTCTTTTGCGAGAAGCCCCTCGCGATTACCGTCGACGGCTGCGATAACATCCTCAAGGCGTGGCAGGAATCCGGCAAGAAGCTGATGGTCGGCTTCAATATGCGGTATATGAATATGTACCGGACGATGAAGGAGATTGTCGATTCCGGTGTCATCGGCGAGATTAAGGCCGTATGGGTGCGCCACTTCGTCGGTTGGGGAGGCTACTTCTACTTCCATGACTGGCACGCGAACTCCGCCAATTCGACCGGGCTGCTCCTGCAAAAGGGCTCTCATGATATCGACATCATTCATTGGATTACCGGGCGCTATGCGACGAAGGTGTCGGCGTTCGGCGGTCTCGATTTCTACGGCGGCGACAAGCCGAACGATCTGACTTGTCCGGCATGCGACGAACGGGAGACATGCACCGAGGTCAGCCCGGGCCGCCTGATCGAATGCGCCTTCCGCGAGGAAGTGAATGTGGAAGATAATAATATGGTCATTATGGAGCTGGAAGGCGGCATTAAGGCATCGTATTTGCAATGCCATTTCACGCCGGACTATCAGCGCAATTATACATTTATCGGGACCGAAGGACGGATGGAGAACAACGAGCTGGAGAACAAGGTCTATGTATGGACCCGCCGCTCGAACAATCCGCGCGAGCTGTCCAACCGGGTGTATGAGATTAAGGAAGCGAAGGGCTCCCACGGCGGTGCCGATCCGAATATTTGCAAGGACTTCGTGGACATGATTCTCGATGGCAAGATGCCGGTCGCGACGCCGCTGGCGGGCCGCATGAGCGTGGCTGTAGGCTGTGCGGCGACGGAATCGCTGCGCAGCGGCGGAGGCGTCGTGCAGGTCTCTCCGGCACCGGATGCGGCTGTGCTCCAGGGCAGCGGCAACTGACACACAAGAAGGAAGCAGGTTCTCGCAGCTCGTGCGGCGAATGTTCGCAACATGGAGAGGCGGGAACCAACAACCTATCTTTGATCTTGTTAAAAATTAACAAAATGTATAATTGATGTATTTTAATTGAAAATAAGCCGGTATCGAGCAGGCCTATTGTCAATGCAGAAAGAAAGGAGAGTGGATGAAAAGTTGACCAAAACGGGAATTACGACGGAGAGCTTCCCGGTGGTTCGGGCGCGCAGATCCTCCCGGGTCTGGCGCTCGATCAAGCGCAACTGGCAGCTCTATGCGCTCATTGCGCCGGTCGTTGTCTACTATATCATTTTTCATTATTTGCCGATGTACGGCGTGCAGATCGCGTTCAAGGACTTCATCGCTTCCAAAGGAATCTGGGACAGTCCTTGGGTGGGCTTCAAGCACTTCGAACGGTTTTTCAGCAGCTATTTCTTTGAACGGCTTATTGTGAATACGCTTACAATCAGTCTGTACACGCTGCTGGTCAGCTTTCCGATTCCGATACTGTTGGCCTTGATGCTGAATGAAGCGAAGGCGCAATGGTTCAAGAAGACTGTGCAGACGATTACGTATGCGCCGCATTTTCTGTCCGTCGTCGTCGTGGTCGGCATGCTGTTTATTTTCCTGAACCCGAGCACGGGCATCGTCAACCATCTGATTGTCGCCTTGGGCGGGGAGCCGATCGCCTTCATGACAGATGCGAATTGGTTCAAGACGCTGTATGTGCTGTCGGATGTATGGCAGACGATGGGCTGGAGCTCGATCATTTATTTGGCGGCTTTGTCGGGCGTCGATCACCAGCTGCATGAAGCAGCGACGATTGACGGCGCGAGCAAGCTGCAGCGCATCTGGCATATCAACATTCCGACGATTGCCCCGACGATTATTATTTTGCTGATCCTCAATCTCGGGACGGTCATGGCGGTGGGCTTCGAGAAAATTTTCCTGATGCAGAACAATCTGAATCTCGCCAGCTCGGATGTCATCTCCACCTATGTGTACCGCAGCGGGATACTGGATGCGCAGTACAGCTTCTCCGCCGCTGTCGGATTATTCAATTCGGTTGTGAACTTCGCGCTCTTGATTATCGTGAACTCGATCGCCAGACGCGTAAGCACGACGAGCCTATGGTAAGGAGGGGGTTGCCATGATCGATCGCTCCATCGGAGACCGTATCTTCGATGTTGTCAATTACGTCCTGTTAACGCTGGTCATGCTCATTGTGCTCTATCCGCTTCTCTTTGTCCTGAGCGCATCCGTCAGCAACCCGGAGACGGTGCTGCGCGGCGAGATGTGGCTGATTCCGAAGCAAATCAACTTCGACGCATACGCCAAAATTTTTCAAAATAAAGATATTCTCCTTGGTTACGGCAACACGATTCTATATACCCTTCTCGGCACGGCCATCAATCTCATCATGACGATATGCGCGGCGTATCCGCTCGCCCGCAAAGACTTCCTCGGCCGGGGGCTGATTACCGGCATGATCGTATTCACCATGTTCTTCGGCGGCGGGCTCATTCCTACGTACTTGCTCATCAAAAACTTGAATATGCTCGACACGCTGTGGGTGATGGTGATTCCGAACGCCGTCGCGGTCTGGAACATCATCATTATGCGCACCTTCTTCCAGCAAACGATACCGGGCGAGATTCAGGAGGCGGCCATGATTGACGGATGCAGCCATATGCAGACGCTGCTGCGCATCGTCCTGCCCCTGTCGATGCCGATTATCGCCGTTATGGTGCTGTTCTATGCGGTAGGGCACTGGAATTCCTATTTCAACGCGCTGATTTACTTGTCCAGCAAGGACAAATTCCCGCTGCAGCTCATTCTGCGCGAGATTCTGATTCAGAGCGATTCGGGCGACATGATCAAGCTGACGTCGGAATCGGCCGTGAAGATGAAGATGAGTGTAGAGGGATTGAAGTATGCGGTGCTGGTGGTGGCGAATTTGCCGATGCTCGTCCTGTATCCGTTCCTCCAGCGCTATTTTGTCAAAGGCATCATGATTGGAGCTCTGAAGGGGTAACCGACCACAAGCAAAAGGGGGAAATGTTGTGAGATCAAAAAAATGGCTGATGACGACGATGAGCGTGCTGCTGAGCTTCTCGCTGCTGATTACGGCATGCGGGGGAAGCGGCGGCGGAGGGGGAGCCGATGCCGGCAGCAGCGATGAACGGCTCGCCAAGATGAACAAGGAAGGGATGCCGATCGCCAAGGAAAAGATGACGATGTCCGGCTTCGCCGCGAAGTTCTATGCTTCGGCGGACTGGAGCAAGCTGATGCTCTGGGAAGAATACGAGAAGATGACCAATATTCATATCGATTGGGAGACCGTGCAGGTCGACAGCTTGAAGGAGAAGCGCAACATCAAGCTGGCCGGCGGCGATTATCCCGAGATTTTCTTCGCCTCCGCCTTCGCCAAGAGCGATCTGATCAAGTACGGAAGCCAGGGCACCTTCCTGCGGCTGAACGAGCTGATCGACGAGCATGCTCCGAATTTCAAGGCGTTGATGGACAAATACCCGATCGTGAAGCAGGGCATTACGATGCCGGACGGCAGCATTTACGGACTGCCGACCGTGTTCGACCCGGACTTCAAGTCGCTGTTCTACGGGACGCCGTGGATGAAGAAGGAATGGCTCGACAAGCTGGGGCTGAAGCCGCCGACCAATCTGGAGGAGCTGCATACGGTGCTGAAGGCGATCAAGGACGGCGACCCGAACGGCAACGGGAAGAAGGATGAGATCCCGTGGGGTTCCAGGGGCGTCTGGATTATGATCAACTTCCTGAAGGGCTCATTCGGGCTGAACAAGAACGGGACAGCGAATCCGAACGTCGACCTCGATCCGGATACCGGCAAGCTCCGGTTCGTGCCGGCGACGAAGCAGTACAAGGAGCTGCTGCAATATGTCGAGAAGCTGCACGCGGACGGGCTGTTCGACCCGGAGACGTTCACGATGAAGGACACCGACTTGACGTCCAAGGCGACGGCCGGCGTGTACGGCTTCCTGGACGGCGTCAATCCGGAGGCGGTCTACAATCAGGAGGGCTATGTCGGCATGCCGGTGCTGGAAGGCCCGTACGGCGACAAGATCGCGACCAACATCGGATCGCCGCTCGGCAATATCGGCATGTTCGTGCTGACGGACAAGGCGAAAAACCCGGAAGCCGCCATTCGCTGGATGGACCATTTCTACAGCGATGAAGGGGTCAAAATGTTCTTCATGGGCTTCGAAGGCGTAACGTACCAAGTGAATGACAAGGGCGAATATGAGTATCTGGACGCGATTACGAACCATCCGGACGGCTTGAACCTGGATCAGGCGGTAAGCCAGTATCTTACCTGGCCGGGCGGATATTATCCGGGCATGGTGATGCAGAAGTACTTCAAGGGGGCGGAAGGCTTGCCGTCCTCGGTCAAGAATGCCGAAGATGCGCAGCCGCATTCGATTCCGATGAGCGAGGTCTGGCCGGCCTTCAACTTCACGCCGGAGGAGCAGGATGAGCTGACGACCATTCAGACGGATATCCATACGTATGTCGATGAGATGCGCGACAAGTTCGCTTCGGGCGCGGTCGGATTCGATCAATGGGACAATTATGTGCAGCAGCTGGAGAAGATGAATCTGAAGCGTTATCTGGAAATTTACCAAGCGGCGTATGAGCGTTATCTGAAATCGAAATAAACGCCAGCAGCCCCGCGCCGAGTAGTCGGCCGCGGGGCTTGCTGCGTCTGGCCGCGATTACAGCAACGGCAGAATCTCGTCCCAGACCGCATCGAGGATGCTCTGCATATCTCCCTCGTTGCTGTTGATGGCGATCGCCGCGTCCCGGCCGGGGATCACGATGCAGAACTGCCCGTGCGCGCCGTCGGCACGATAGGCCTCATGCGTGCACATCCAGAACTGGCAGCCATAGCCCTGGCTCCAGTCGATGCTGCCCTCATTGTCGATGTGCTTGCGTGTGGCGAACGCAATCCACTCCGCGGGGATGAGCTGTTCGCCTTCCCAAGCACCCTGCTGCAGCAGCAGCTGTCCGAATCGGCTCAGCTCCTCGTTGCTGATTCGGAGCCCCGCGCATCCGAGCGTGACGCCGAGCGGGGATGTGTCCCATTCGACGCGTTCCATCCCGAGCGGCTCGAACAAGCGCGGAGTCAAATATTGATGGACCGTCTCGCCGACGGCGGCTTGTACCATCGCCGAAATCATGAAGGTGTCGCCGCTGCTATAGGTGAACCGCTCGCCGGGAGGACGGTCCAGAGGCAGCGACATATAGTATTTGGCCCAGTCCTTCTCCTGGAGCGACTTCCTCTCGTCGGCCCACAGCGGCGGAGCGTCATGGCCGGAGGACATCCGCAGCAGATCGTACAAGCGGATGCGGCCGGGCTCAAGGGCGGGATCGTCTGCCATTCCTTCCCGCACGTGCTGCGGAAACACATCCCCCAGCGTCGTATCCAATGTTAGCTTTCCTTCCTCGATTGCCAGTCCGACCGCCATGCAGGTGAACGATTTGCTGACCGAGTGCTGCACGCGGCGGATATCTTCGCCCGCATCCCATTGCGCCGCCAGACGGCCGCCTTGCCGTATCCGCGCGGAGAGGACCTTTAATTTTTTCTCGGTTACCCGCTGGACAAAACCGGTTAATACATGAGACATCATCCAGTCCTTCTTTCCAATTGAATTTCGAAATGATGCTGAGAGGAACGCTGGCAGGAAGAGCGGTGTCTCCCTATGTAAATCGTAATAGAAACGTTTCCGCGATAAAGCGCTAAGCTGTTATTTATCATATTACAATCGCTCTCATATCATGTCAACGCACGATAAGCAAGCGCTTTCCCGTGTCCTGTTACATCAATTTAAGGATATAAATAGATAAAATGGGACAAAAGTGATTTTGTTTCAACATTTCTCGAGCTTATTTTTCGAAAAATCATTGACAGGCTCGGGGTCCGAGATCTATGATTTATTCGAAACGATTCGATAAATCGCTTTCACAGGAAAAAAGCGACTCCAAGGCAGTTTGGATTCCCAGGTGCGAGTCCGTTACGAAAGTGGCGAATCGGCGAATCTATGATTTTAAACTTTTGAAAATGAAAGGGATTACATATGGCGCATGTAACGATAGACACCGGCTCAACGACATTGCGAATGACAACGAGCATCCACGTCGTCTTTCCCCTGGAATCTCCGCATCCGTCAGGCAGCACGCTGTATCTGCTGCACGGCGCGGGAGACAATGCGAGCACGTGGCAGCGGCTGACGACGATCGAGCTGTATGCGGCCAAGTACGGCTGCACGGTCATCATGCCAGAGGCGAACCGCAGCTACTACACGGATATGGAGTACGGGTTGGATTATTTTTATTACATTACCGAGGAACTGCCGGAGCTATGTAAGCGCATGCTTCGCATGAATACCGATCCGGAGAGGACATTCGTAGCCGGATTGTCCATGGGCGGATATGGCGCGTTGAAGTGTGCGCTGACCTATCCCGAGCGGTATGCCAAGGCCGTATCCTTGTCCGGAGTGACCGATATGCAGAGGCGTCTTCAAGACCCGGAGATGCCCCCGGGCATGGTCAAGGAGATGCAGGCGGTGTTCGGCCCCGAACTGAAAATTCGGCCGGAACAGGATCTGTACGCCTTGACGGCCAGGAGATTGGAGGAGAAGGGAGCGCTTCCGTCCATCCTGTGCTGCTGCGGCTCCAGCGACCCGTTCATCGAGATGAACCGCGACTTTGCCGGTTATATGCAGGGCAATCCATTGGACTTCCGGTACGTGGAAGGACCGGGAACGCATGATTGGCTCTTCTGGGAAGAGCATTTGAAGACAGCATTTGACTTCCTGTTTGAGGACAAGAACAAGGGAGAGAGAGGAGATGCAATTTGAAAGCCACCGCTTTAGATCCAGACGGACCTGTGAAAGGACATTCGAAGTTCGGAAGCCTGCTTACGCAAATATGGAAGAACAGAATGGTATATACGCTCCTTCTTCCCGGATTGATATGGCTGCTGCTGTTCGCCTACTTGCCGATGGGCGGCCTCTCGCTCGCCTTCAAGGATTATAAGGCCAATCTCGGAATCTGGGGCAGCCCGTGGGTCGGATTCGAAAATTTCAAGTACGTGTTTCGCGATCCGGCGTTCATCGATGCCTTATGGAGAACGCTGTACATCAATATCATTAAGCTGGTCATTCAGTTCCCGTTCCCGATTCTGCTTGCTCTGATGCTGAACGAGCTCCGGATGCGGCGGACGAAAAAACTCTTCCAGACGGTCTTTACGTTCCCTCATTTCCTGTCCTGGATTATCGTATCCGGCGTCGTCATCAATGTGCTGGCGTATGACGGGCTCGTGAACAGCGCCTTGGCGCTGCTCGGCTTGCCGACGATCAACTTCCTCGGCTCGGAGGAGATGTTCGTTCCGATGCTGCTGCTCACGGACATTTGGAAATCGACCGGATGGGGCGCGATCATCTATTTGGCGGCGATATCCGGGATCGACCAGGATCAATACGAGTCGGCCCAGATCGACGGCGCCTCGCGCATGCAGCAGATGTTCCGGATTACGCTGCCGAACATTTTGCCTACCGTTACCATCATGTTCATTTTGTCGGTGGGCGGCCTGATGTCATCGGGCTTCGATCAGATTTTCAACCTGGCGAACGCGGCGACGAAGAACGTGTCGGAAGTATTGGATGTGTATATTTACCGCATTACGTTCCAGTCTTCGACGGACTTCTCGTTTTCCACCGCGGTCAGCCTGTTCCGTTCTCTCATTAATATGATTCTGCTGCTGCTGGCGGACAGGGTTGCCAAAATGCTGGGCGGAGACGGTCTGTTCCGATAAGAGAGGGGTGCAAGGGATGAGCAATACAGCTGCCAAGAAGCAGCATAAGTTCCGCATAGGAAAAATGACGGTACTCGATTACGTTATTTTCTTCCTGCTGCTGATATTCGCCTTATTGATTCTGATTCCGTTTTGGAATGTCATCATGATTTCGTTCTCGACATCGAAGGAATATGCCGATAATCCGCTGATGATGTTCCCGAGAAATCCGACCTTGGCTTCCTACAAGGCCTTGTTCGAGGATGGAAGCATTTTGACGGGCTACTGGAATACGTTCAAGCTGCTTATCGTAGGCTTGCCGCTCAGCCTGTTCCTGACGAGCAGCATGGCTTACGCGCTCAGCAGAAGCAAGTTCCCGGGCAAGAAGATCATCTTCTTCC contains the following coding sequences:
- a CDS encoding DeoR/GlpR family DNA-binding transcription regulator — translated: MFQEERLAAIMEHLRLNKRIEVEEICDLLNVSRDTARRDIIKLEERGCIIRTRGGAILPTLSKEMPTYEQRLQKETASKQGIGRLAASLLRDEDYLYVDSSTTVRYLGEFMTTKRNVVVTNSIDMAGMLAAKDEARIHLLGGLLYNGQRMIYGPRAIEMMGDYHLDKAFIGTCGLSPEGLTTDFEEESYLIRQVLRRADQVIVLADHSKFDKQMFHRVAGLEDIDIIITDRELGEAWSRQLAEAGVELLVADGGVQRDS
- a CDS encoding MFS transporter is translated as MIHRLIWMGCLSYVVTGVTLVIMGAVLPELLANYGLNYTDGGLLIFVQFLGMLTGVLSMPAISRRLSRKRGVILGLLFISSELLLFFLPPWPVVIALAGLAGAGAGLLESCIGTIILVAVKEKQAIAMSKLEVTFGIGALAIPFVASFLIARGIWTYSFLLLGISALITALAWHKLSFGSTDAMLTRTVKRDGRAAPSASYSGKALPFLVLCAFFFMLYGGSEVSVVHFFPSMFIEKWGITSSQATLTVTTYWTAMVIGRALCGVLAEKLTYYRFMWLTTSGSVIVLLLLPFSPQAWAGFVISFLLGLGMAGMFAIMLIYANQALPGMTERTTSILLAANGLGGSLMPIAVGRMMDIFPVQAVMWLFFGVMLTMLLLVFASRRRKGLMIAETRHTVAVCEE
- a CDS encoding helix-turn-helix domain-containing protein codes for the protein MDCNKVGKLILSLRKEKSMTQKDLAHLMNISDKSISKWERGLGCPDVSLLGELSKILGVNIEKILSGELNPNEKDRGNMRHIKFYACQCCDNVMTSTGAINVSCCGRVLEPLLSKPEDDEHEIIVHEIEDDYFVTIQHEMDREHYIAFVAYISYDRLLFIKLYPEQNAELRFPKMHGGTLYAYCNRHGLWKTDKMKHGTRRVI
- a CDS encoding cysteine hydrolase family protein encodes the protein MEQGGLSEVGKALLIIDMQVMPFVWKNYGGKPLYQEEKLLENTKCLINKARKRNSPVFYIMYTEPEGSPRSENQPLWQVHEQIAPAAHDHVIIKHYADSFLESELNTQLQDYGIDTLVMCGIQTDYCVDTTVKSGYSRGYKVELVKDCHSTYDSDGLTAVQIINHHNSILAQFAAIVHSSEVQF
- a CDS encoding Gfo/Idh/MocA family protein is translated as MQQVRIGMIGARGRGGIAKYWHKPDGRSVVVGAADIYPEKLEEFQQEINPDAFVTTDYRELIAREDIDAIAVTSPDFCHEEHAVAALKAGKHVFCEKPLAITVDGCDNILKAWQESGKKLMVGFNMRYMNMYRTMKEIVDSGVIGEIKAVWVRHFVGWGGYFYFHDWHANSANSTGLLLQKGSHDIDIIHWITGRYATKVSAFGGLDFYGGDKPNDLTCPACDERETCTEVSPGRLIECAFREEVNVEDNNMVIMELEGGIKASYLQCHFTPDYQRNYTFIGTEGRMENNELENKVYVWTRRSNNPRELSNRVYEIKEAKGSHGGADPNICKDFVDMILDGKMPVATPLAGRMSVAVGCAATESLRSGGGVVQVSPAPDAAVLQGSGN
- a CDS encoding ABC transporter permease, with the translated sequence MQKERRVDEKLTKTGITTESFPVVRARRSSRVWRSIKRNWQLYALIAPVVVYYIIFHYLPMYGVQIAFKDFIASKGIWDSPWVGFKHFERFFSSYFFERLIVNTLTISLYTLLVSFPIPILLALMLNEAKAQWFKKTVQTITYAPHFLSVVVVVGMLFIFLNPSTGIVNHLIVALGGEPIAFMTDANWFKTLYVLSDVWQTMGWSSIIYLAALSGVDHQLHEAATIDGASKLQRIWHINIPTIAPTIIILLILNLGTVMAVGFEKIFLMQNNLNLASSDVISTYVYRSGILDAQYSFSAAVGLFNSVVNFALLIIVNSIARRVSTTSLW
- a CDS encoding carbohydrate ABC transporter permease — translated: MIDRSIGDRIFDVVNYVLLTLVMLIVLYPLLFVLSASVSNPETVLRGEMWLIPKQINFDAYAKIFQNKDILLGYGNTILYTLLGTAINLIMTICAAYPLARKDFLGRGLITGMIVFTMFFGGGLIPTYLLIKNLNMLDTLWVMVIPNAVAVWNIIIMRTFFQQTIPGEIQEAAMIDGCSHMQTLLRIVLPLSMPIIAVMVLFYAVGHWNSYFNALIYLSSKDKFPLQLILREILIQSDSGDMIKLTSESAVKMKMSVEGLKYAVLVVANLPMLVLYPFLQRYFVKGIMIGALKG